From a region of the Phaseolus vulgaris cultivar G19833 chromosome 6, P. vulgaris v2.0, whole genome shotgun sequence genome:
- the LOC137833594 gene encoding basic blue protein-like, whose translation MAQGRGFSAMILFCCVLVLLSEMADATSFVVGDNNGWSFNTNNWPNGKKFKAGDVLVFNYDPSHHDVRVVDVNGYNSCNPSKASKSFHSGHDQVTLAQGTTYFICSFPGHCQQGMKIAINAA comes from the exons ATGGCTCAGGGAAGAGGCTTCAGTGCAATGATTCTGTTCTGCTGTGTGTTGGTGCTTCTCTCTGAGATGGCTGATGCAACAAGCTTTGTGGTTGGTGATAACAATGGCTGGAGCTTCAACACAAACAATTGGCCAAATGGAAAGAAATTTAAGGCTGGCGATGTACTAG TATTCAACTACGATCCTTCTCATCACGATGTGAGAGTAGTAGATGTGAATGGATACAATTCATGCAATCCTTCAAAAGCATCAAAGTCATTTCATTCAGGGCATGATCAGGTCACACTTGCGCAAGGAACAACCTACTTCATCTGCTCTTTTCCTGGTCACTGCCAGCAAGGGATGAAAATTGCAATTAATGCTGCATGA
- the LOC137832857 gene encoding uncharacterized protein translates to MGPSICSSDAHRLLHANLNPNFTLLRRRTQFLTFASNSSPPQPQGGVEDHITAKKSFAVATGELFLGLASRLIKSRNKGSSLVGDSGSVAMFVNSSGKVYAEEDRIGAVVEDEIDPDVVWEQRTKDVEAERKRFRRVVTTPGFSFSAAGLLFPYHLGVAQFLIQNGYIKETTPLAGSSAGAIVCAVIASGASMEDALTATKLLAEDCRNRGTAFRLGAVLRDILDKFLPHDVHIRSNGRVRVAVTQLLWRPRGLLVDQFDSKEDLINAVFTSSFIPGYLAPRPATVFRNRLCIDGGLTLFMPPTSAAQTVRVCAFPASRLGLEGIGISPDCNPENACSPRQLFNWALEPAEDAVLDRLFELGYLDAAVWAKENPVEAIVQDDSPAFGNSSAATAN, encoded by the exons ATGGGTCCCAGCATCTGTTCCTCCGATGCTCACCGTCTTCTCCATGCAAATCTCAACCCTAATTTCACTCTTCTCCGTCGACGCACCCAATTCCTCACCTTCGCCTCCAATTCCTCTCCACCTCAGCCTCAGGGAGGGGTTGAAGACCACATCACGGCCAAGAAATCGTTTGCCGTGGCCACGGGCGAACTCTTCCTGGGGCTGGCGTCGCGGCTGATCAAGAGCCGCAACAAGGGAAGCAGCCTTGTCGGCGATTCGGGTTCGGTTGCGATGTTCGTGAATTCTTCGGGGAAAGTGTACGCGGAGGAGGACAGAATCGGGGCGGTGGTGGAGGACGAGATTGATCCGGACGTGGTTTGGGAGCAGAGAACGAAAGACGTTGAGGCGGAGCGGAAGAGGTTCAGGCGAGTGGTCACCACCCCTGGCTTCAGCTTCTCTGCTGCTGGACTTCTCTTCCCGTACCATCTCGGTGTTGCTCAATTTCTCATTCAAAATGGTTACATAAAG GAAACGACGCCGTTAGCTGGTTCCTCTGCTGGAGCAATAGTGTGTGCTGTGATTGCTTCTGGAGCTAGTATGGAAGATGCCTTGACTGCTACTAAATTATTGGCTGAAGATTGTCGGAATCGAGGGACTGCATTTCGCTTGGGG GCTGTTCTACGTGATATTCTTGACAAGTTTTTGCCTCATGATGTTCATATAAGATCTAATGGGAGAGTCCGAG TTGCTGTGACACAGCTTCTTTGGAGACCCAGGGGTTTGCTGGTAGATCAGTTTGATTCCAAGGAAGATCTAATCAATGCAGTTTTTACCTCTTCCTTTATCCCTGG ATATCTTGCTCCAAGGCCAGCAACAGTGTTTCGGAATCGATTATGCATTGATGGGGGTTTGACTTTGTTTATGCCACCAACATCTGCTGCACAAACG GTTCGTGTTTGTGCTTTCCCTGCAAGTCGATTGGGACTGGAAGGTATAGGAATTAGTCCAGATTGCAATCCAGAAAATGCATGTAGTCCACGGCAG CTTTTCAATTGGGCACTTGAACCAGCAGAAGATGCAGTTCTTGACCGACTCTTTGAGCTTGGATATCTAGATGCTGCTGTCTGGGCAAAGGAAAACCCAGTTGAAGCAATAGTTCAAGATGATAGTCCTGCGTTTGGGAACAGCAGTgcagccactgcgaactag
- the LOC137832870 gene encoding probable plastid-lipid-associated protein 4, chloroplastic isoform X2 codes for MALSNPTATLPFKCIIDSYPSKQNPFFSSPSRPKLNTNHLKSQEPDSGKWRNMVSFFPGFLTKGRDVDSLKLELYETIAPLDRGAEATPEAQQRVDQIARKIEAVNLVKEPLKSNFLNGKWELLYTTSQSILQTQRPKFLRPNGKIYQAINVDTLRAQNIETWPFYNQIPIKSPGSGRGQLEITYLDEDLRISRGNRGNLFILKMVDPSYRIPL; via the exons ATGGCTCTTTCCAATCCCACTGCCACTCTGCCATTCAAATGCATAATTGATTCCTACCCTTCAAAGCAAAATCCATTTTTTTCATCACCCTCACGACCAAAATTGAACACCAACCACCTCAAATCACAAGAACCTGATTCTGGAAAGTGGAGGAACATGGTTTCCTTTTTCCCAGGTTTTCTAACTAAAGGTAGAGATGTTGACAGCCTCAAGCTGGAGCTCTATGAAACAATTGCACCTCTTGACAGAGGTGCCGAGGCTACTCCTGAGGCCCAACAACGTGTGGACCAG ATTGCTCGTAAAATTGAGGCTGTGAATCTTGTCAAGGAGCCTCTCAAATCCAATTTTCTCAATGGGAAATGGGAGCTCTTGTATACGACATCTCAATCAATTCTGCAAACACAG AGGCCGAAATTCTTGCGACCAAATGGAAAAATCTATCAGGCAATTAACGTGGATACCTTGAGAGCTCAAAATATTGAAACTTGGCCGTTCTACAACCAG ATACCTATTAAATCACCTGGGAGTGGTCGCGGTCAATTGGAAATTACTTATTTGGATGAAGATTTACG AATATCAAGAGGTAATAGAGGTAACTTGTTCATCCTGAAAATGGTGGATCCATCTTATAGAATCCCTCTTTGA
- the LOC137832870 gene encoding probable plastid-lipid-associated protein 4, chloroplastic isoform X1, whose product MALSNPTATLPFKCIIDSYPSKQNPFFSSPSRPKLNTNHLKSQEPDSGKWRNMVSFFPGFLTKGRDVDSLKLELYETIAPLDRGAEATPEAQQRVDQIARKIEAVNLVKEPLKSNFLNGKWELLYTTSQSILQTQRPKFLRPNGKIYQAINVDTLRAQNIETWPFYNQATANLVPLNSRKVAVKFDFFKIANLIPIKSPGSGRGQLEITYLDEDLRISRGNRGNLFILKMVDPSYRIPL is encoded by the exons ATGGCTCTTTCCAATCCCACTGCCACTCTGCCATTCAAATGCATAATTGATTCCTACCCTTCAAAGCAAAATCCATTTTTTTCATCACCCTCACGACCAAAATTGAACACCAACCACCTCAAATCACAAGAACCTGATTCTGGAAAGTGGAGGAACATGGTTTCCTTTTTCCCAGGTTTTCTAACTAAAGGTAGAGATGTTGACAGCCTCAAGCTGGAGCTCTATGAAACAATTGCACCTCTTGACAGAGGTGCCGAGGCTACTCCTGAGGCCCAACAACGTGTGGACCAG ATTGCTCGTAAAATTGAGGCTGTGAATCTTGTCAAGGAGCCTCTCAAATCCAATTTTCTCAATGGGAAATGGGAGCTCTTGTATACGACATCTCAATCAATTCTGCAAACACAG AGGCCGAAATTCTTGCGACCAAATGGAAAAATCTATCAGGCAATTAACGTGGATACCTTGAGAGCTCAAAATATTGAAACTTGGCCGTTCTACAACCAG GCCACTGCCAATTTAGTGCCTCTTAACTCAAGAAAGGTGGCTGTCAAGTTTGACTTCTTCAAGATAGCTAATCTG ATACCTATTAAATCACCTGGGAGTGGTCGCGGTCAATTGGAAATTACTTATTTGGATGAAGATTTACG AATATCAAGAGGTAATAGAGGTAACTTGTTCATCCTGAAAATGGTGGATCCATCTTATAGAATCCCTCTTTGA
- the LOC137832870 gene encoding probable plastid-lipid-associated protein 4, chloroplastic isoform X3 yields MALSNPTATLPFKCIIDSYPSKQNPFFSSPSRPKLNTNHLKSQEPDSGKWRNMVSFFPGFLTKGRDVDSLKLELYETIAPLDRGAEATPEAQQRVDQIARKIEAVNLVKEPLKSNFLNGKWELLYTTSQSILQTQATANLVPLNSRKVAVKFDFFKIANLIPIKSPGSGRGQLEITYLDEDLRISRGNRGNLFILKMVDPSYRIPL; encoded by the exons ATGGCTCTTTCCAATCCCACTGCCACTCTGCCATTCAAATGCATAATTGATTCCTACCCTTCAAAGCAAAATCCATTTTTTTCATCACCCTCACGACCAAAATTGAACACCAACCACCTCAAATCACAAGAACCTGATTCTGGAAAGTGGAGGAACATGGTTTCCTTTTTCCCAGGTTTTCTAACTAAAGGTAGAGATGTTGACAGCCTCAAGCTGGAGCTCTATGAAACAATTGCACCTCTTGACAGAGGTGCCGAGGCTACTCCTGAGGCCCAACAACGTGTGGACCAG ATTGCTCGTAAAATTGAGGCTGTGAATCTTGTCAAGGAGCCTCTCAAATCCAATTTTCTCAATGGGAAATGGGAGCTCTTGTATACGACATCTCAATCAATTCTGCAAACACAG GCCACTGCCAATTTAGTGCCTCTTAACTCAAGAAAGGTGGCTGTCAAGTTTGACTTCTTCAAGATAGCTAATCTG ATACCTATTAAATCACCTGGGAGTGGTCGCGGTCAATTGGAAATTACTTATTTGGATGAAGATTTACG AATATCAAGAGGTAATAGAGGTAACTTGTTCATCCTGAAAATGGTGGATCCATCTTATAGAATCCCTCTTTGA